From a single Kitasatospora sp. NBC_00458 genomic region:
- a CDS encoding futalosine hydrolase, protein MTVRTVRPPDEQSGPARARLLVVVAVPAEAAAVLRGLTATAPDTAAGPAPAAGGVPWPGGAPDRVEHPSGVTVDVLAGGVGPAAAAAAAATALTATRYDLVISAGIAGGFAPQAPVGATVIAEHIVAADLGAETPEGFADVTELGFGTVRHTPAPAAVALVAEALGSTGAPGTTGPTAPGAAAPATVLTGTVLTVSTVTGSAGRAAALAARHPRVAAEAMEGFGVAEAAARHGVPVFELRTVSNPVGPRDRAAWRIGDALAALERAFAALPYPELLTSCRNASKEAGRG, encoded by the coding sequence GTGACGGTACGGACGGTACGACCTCCCGACGAGCAGTCGGGCCCCGCGCGGGCCCGGCTGCTCGTCGTCGTCGCGGTGCCCGCCGAGGCCGCGGCGGTGCTGCGCGGCCTGACCGCCACGGCCCCGGACACCGCCGCCGGTCCCGCCCCGGCGGCCGGCGGAGTGCCGTGGCCCGGCGGCGCACCGGACCGGGTCGAGCACCCGTCGGGGGTGACGGTCGACGTGCTGGCCGGCGGGGTCGGCCCGGCCGCCGCCGCGGCCGCCGCGGCCACCGCCCTCACCGCCACCCGCTACGACCTGGTGATCTCCGCCGGGATCGCCGGCGGGTTCGCCCCGCAGGCGCCGGTCGGTGCGACCGTGATCGCCGAGCACATCGTCGCCGCCGACCTGGGCGCGGAGACCCCCGAGGGCTTCGCCGACGTCACCGAGCTGGGCTTCGGGACCGTCCGCCACACCCCCGCGCCGGCCGCCGTGGCACTCGTCGCGGAGGCCCTGGGCTCCACCGGGGCGCCGGGCACGACGGGCCCCACCGCACCCGGTGCCGCCGCGCCCGCCACCGTGCTCACCGGCACCGTGCTCACCGTCTCCACAGTGACCGGCAGTGCCGGACGCGCCGCCGCCCTGGCCGCCCGCCACCCGCGGGTGGCGGCCGAGGCGATGGAGGGCTTCGGGGTCGCCGAGGCGGCCGCCCGGCACGGGGTGCCGGTGTTCGAGCTGCGGACCGTCTCCAACCCGGTGGGCCCGCGCGACCGGGCCGCCTGGCGGATCGGCGACGCACTGGCCGCGCTGGAGCGCGCCTTCGCCGCCCTCCCCTACCCCGAGCTGCTGACATCCTGCCGGAACGCGTCGAAGGAGGCCGGCCGTGGCTGA